One stretch of Brachyhypopomus gauderio isolate BG-103 chromosome 8, BGAUD_0.2, whole genome shotgun sequence DNA includes these proteins:
- the slc16a1a gene encoding monocarboxylate transporter 1a — protein MAPVVGGPVGYTPPEGGWGWAVVAGAFISIGFSYAFPKSITVFFKEIEVIFNASSSQVSWISSIMLAVMYGGGPISSILVNKYGSRPVMIAGGILSGAGLIGASFCNTVEGLYFCVGVIGGLGLAFNLNPALTMIGRYFYKKRPIANGIAMAGSPVFLSTLAPLNTWFYDQFGWRGSFLILGGLLFNCCVAGSLMRPIGPKPKPAVKESNTPGEKKTVMEVINSFIDLSLFKHRGFLLYLMGNIVMFFGLFTPLVFLSNYAKSEKIAKEKAAFLLSILAIVDMVARPSMGTLASTKWVRPRVQYFFAASVLFNGVCHVLAPLSVDYIGFVVYAIFFGFAFGWLSSVLFETLMDLVGAQRFSSAVGLVTIVECGPVLLSPPLLGKFNDIYNSYKYTYISCGIILMVASVFLFVGMGINYRLLDKEAKEEAKRAQLEGKRDESTMDISDKGTGNEAVQPNMDSKTAEDAL, from the exons ATGGCACCTGTAGTCGGAGGTCCTGTGGGTTACACTCCTCCAGAGGGAGGCTGGGGATGGGCCGTGGTGGCAGGTGCCTTCATCTCTATTGGTTTCTCCTACGCCTTCCCAAAGTCCATCACGGTGTTCTTCAAGGAGATTGAGGTGATCTTCAATGCCAGCAGCAGCCAAGTCTCCTGGATATCTTCAATCATGTTAGCTGTCATGTATGGAGGAG GCCCAATCAGCAGTATCCTGGTGAATAAGTATGGTAGTCGTCCAGTAATGATAGCAGGGGGCATCCTCTCAGGAGCTGGACTCATTGGAGCTTCGTTCTGTAACACAGTGGAGGGCTTGTATTTCTGTGTGGGTGTGATAGGAG GTCTGGGACTTGCATTCAACCTCAATCCAGCTCTTACAATGATTGGCAGATATTTCTACAAAAAGAGGCCCATTGCTAATGGAATTGCCATGGCAGGCAGCCCAGTGTTTTTGTCTACTTTGGCTCCTCTAAACACCTGGTTCTATGACCAGTTTGGCTGGAGGGGTAGTTTCCTTATCCTTGGAGGGCTTCTGTTCAACTGCTGTGTGGCTGGATCTCTTATGAGGCCCATTGGGCCAAAGCCCAAACCTGCTGTGAAAGAGTCCAACACTCCTGGCGAGAAGAAGACTGTGATGGAGGTTATAAACAGTTTCATTGACTTGTCCCTCTTCAAACACCGTGGCTTTCTCTTGTACCTCATGGGCAACATTGTTATGTTCTTTGGTCTATTCACCCCTCTCGTGTTCCTCAGTAATTATGCCAAGAGTGAAAAAATCGCAAAAGAGAAAGCTGCTTTTTTGCTCTCAATATTGGCCATAGTGGACATGGTGGCGCGGCCCTCCATGGGAACATTGGCCAGCACCAAATGGGTGCGACCCAGAGTGCAATACTTCTTTGCAGCCTCTGTTCTGTTTAATGGTGTTTGCCACGTGCTTGCACCACTGTCTGTGGACTATATAGGATTTGTGGTCTACGCAATCTTCTTTGGCTTTGCATTTGGGTGGCTGAGTTCTGTTCTGTTTGAGACCCTGATGGATCTGGTGGGAGCCCAACGCTTCTCCAGTGCAGTGGGGCTGGTGACCATTGTGGAGTGTGGGCCCGTGTTACTTAGTCCTCCTTTGTTGG GAAAATTTAATGACATCTACAATAGCTACAAGTACACGTACATAAGCTGTGGAATAATCCTGATGGTTGCAAGCGTGTTCCTGTTTGTTGGCATGGGCATCAACTACAGGCTGCTGGATAAGGAAGCAAAGGAGGAGGCTAAAAGAGCCCAGCTGGAAGGAAAAAGAGATGAATCCACCATGGATATTTCTGACAAGGGGACTGGTAATGAGGCAGTACAACCAAATATGGATTCCAAAACTGCAGAAGATGCTTTGTGA